From Burkholderia savannae, a single genomic window includes:
- a CDS encoding FAD-containing oxidoreductase: MTRRFDAIIIGTGQSGPPLAARLSGAGMKVAVVERARFGGTCVNTGCIPTKTLIASAYAAHLARRADEYGVAIGGPVTVDMKKVKARKDRISGRSNHGVEQWVRGLENGTVYQGHARFESARSVRVGDELLEAGRIFINVGGRALIPPMPGLEQVPYFTNSTMMDVDFLPEHLIIVGGSYVGLEFGQMYRRFGSRVTIVEKGARLIRREDEDVSQAVRDILESEGIDVQLGADCLSARRDAGNVVVGLDCAAGAREVTGSHLLLAVGRVPNTDDLGLEKAGVETDAHGYVNVNEQLRTNVEGIWALGDCNGRGGFTHTSYNDYEIVAANLLDDDPRKVSDRIPAYAMFIDPPLARVGMTQDEAARSGRRLLVGTRPMTRVGRAVEKGESLGFMKVIVDAESRAILGASILGVTGDEVVHSLLDVMYAKAPYTTISRAMHIHPTVSELVPTLLQDLRPLA, encoded by the coding sequence ATGACTCGACGCTTCGATGCAATCATCATCGGCACCGGTCAATCCGGCCCGCCGCTCGCCGCCCGGTTGTCCGGCGCGGGCATGAAGGTGGCGGTCGTCGAGCGGGCGCGCTTCGGCGGCACCTGCGTGAACACCGGCTGCATTCCCACGAAGACGCTGATCGCGAGCGCATACGCGGCGCATCTCGCGCGGCGCGCGGACGAATACGGCGTCGCGATAGGCGGGCCGGTCACGGTCGACATGAAGAAAGTGAAGGCGCGCAAGGATCGGATCTCCGGGCGCTCGAACCACGGTGTCGAACAATGGGTGCGCGGCCTCGAGAACGGCACGGTCTATCAGGGGCATGCCCGTTTCGAGAGCGCGCGTTCGGTGCGCGTCGGCGACGAGCTGCTGGAAGCCGGCCGGATCTTCATCAACGTCGGCGGGCGGGCGCTGATTCCGCCGATGCCCGGACTCGAGCAGGTGCCCTATTTCACCAACTCGACGATGATGGACGTGGACTTCTTGCCCGAGCATCTGATCATCGTCGGCGGCAGCTACGTGGGGCTCGAGTTCGGTCAGATGTACCGCCGCTTCGGATCGCGCGTGACGATCGTCGAGAAAGGCGCGCGGCTGATCAGGCGCGAGGACGAGGACGTGTCGCAGGCGGTGCGGGACATTCTGGAGAGCGAAGGGATCGACGTACAGCTCGGTGCGGATTGCCTGAGCGCGCGGCGCGACGCGGGCAACGTGGTGGTCGGGCTCGATTGCGCGGCCGGCGCGCGAGAAGTGACGGGCTCGCATCTGCTGCTCGCCGTCGGGCGCGTGCCGAATACCGACGATCTCGGGCTGGAGAAGGCCGGCGTCGAAACCGACGCGCACGGCTACGTCAACGTGAACGAGCAGTTGCGCACCAACGTGGAAGGCATCTGGGCGCTGGGCGACTGCAACGGTCGAGGCGGATTCACGCATACGTCTTACAACGACTACGAGATCGTCGCGGCCAATCTGCTCGACGACGATCCGCGCAAGGTGTCGGATCGCATCCCTGCCTATGCGATGTTCATCGATCCGCCGCTCGCCCGCGTGGGAATGACGCAGGACGAGGCGGCGCGTTCGGGGCGCCGGTTGCTGGTCGGCACGCGGCCGATGACGCGCGTCGGACGCGCGGTGGAAAAAGGCGAGAGCCTCGGTTTCATGAAAGTGATCGTCGACGCGGAGAGCCGCGCGATTCTCGGCGCGTCGATTCTCGGCGTGACGGGCGATGAAGTCGTGCATTCGCTGCTCGACGTGATGTATGCGAAAGCGCCGTACACGACGATCAGCCGCGCGATGCACATTCATCCGACCGTGTCGGAGCTGGTGCCGACGCTGCTACAGGATTTGCGTCCGCTGGCGTAG
- a CDS encoding ABC transporter substrate-binding protein translates to MSEIKHKLVQTGAACALAFAACAAHAGDKPLKSIGITVGSLGNPYFVTVVKGAQAQAKELNPNAKVTAVSADYDLNKQFTQIDNFISAHVDMILLNAADPKAIEPAVRRAQAAGIAVIAVDVAASGADATVQTNNVKAGELACDYLAKKLDGKGNVIIENGPQVSAVIDRVNGCKAVLAKNPGLKLLSSDQDGKGSREGGMNAMQGYLTRFPKVDGVFAINDPQAIGSDLAAKQLHRTGIVITSVDGAPDIETALQSDTQVQASSSQDPFAMAKKAVSVGYGVMNGHKPASAMILLEPTLVTRDNAKRYKGWSSH, encoded by the coding sequence ATGTCGGAGATCAAACACAAGCTCGTTCAGACCGGCGCCGCGTGCGCGCTCGCGTTCGCGGCGTGCGCCGCGCACGCGGGCGACAAGCCGCTCAAGTCGATCGGCATCACCGTCGGCTCGCTCGGCAATCCGTACTTCGTCACCGTCGTGAAAGGCGCGCAGGCGCAGGCGAAGGAGCTCAATCCGAACGCGAAAGTCACCGCGGTCTCCGCCGACTACGACCTGAACAAGCAGTTCACGCAGATCGACAACTTCATCTCGGCCCACGTCGACATGATCCTGCTGAACGCCGCCGATCCGAAAGCGATCGAGCCCGCCGTGCGCCGGGCGCAGGCGGCCGGCATCGCGGTGATCGCGGTCGACGTCGCGGCGTCCGGCGCGGATGCGACCGTGCAGACGAACAACGTGAAGGCTGGCGAGCTCGCATGCGACTACCTCGCGAAGAAGCTCGACGGCAAAGGCAACGTGATCATCGAGAACGGCCCGCAAGTGTCGGCCGTCATCGATCGCGTGAACGGCTGCAAGGCGGTGCTCGCGAAGAATCCGGGCCTCAAGCTGCTGTCGAGCGACCAGGACGGCAAGGGCTCGCGCGAAGGCGGAATGAACGCAATGCAGGGCTACCTGACGCGCTTTCCGAAAGTCGACGGCGTATTCGCGATCAACGATCCGCAGGCGATCGGCAGCGACCTCGCCGCGAAGCAACTGCATCGCACCGGCATCGTGATCACGTCGGTGGACGGCGCACCCGATATCGAAACCGCACTCCAGAGCGACACGCAGGTGCAGGCGTCGTCGAGCCAGGACCCGTTCGCGATGGCGAAGAAGGCGGTGTCGGTCGGCTATGGGGTGATGAACGGACACAAGCCCGCGAGTGCGATGATCCTGCTCGAACCGACGCTCGTCACGCGCGACAACGCGAAGCGCTACAAGGGCTGGAGCTCGCATTGA
- a CDS encoding ABC transporter permease subunit, producing the protein MTHQMKHSEIASAPAGAAPDRAPRRAADHRARMQALMRTAGMLPVLVLLCVGFGFMTDGFFTLQNLSIVTQQASINIVLAAGMTFVILTGGIDLSVGSVLAAAAVASLIASNLPGWGWLGIPAALLVGLAFGIVNGVLISFLRLPPFIVTLGALTAVRGVARLMGNDTTIFNPQLPFAFIGNGSILGVPWLIVIALAVVAISWFILRRTVLGMRIYSVGGNPEAARLSGINVRGIELFVYASSGLLAGLGALMSAARLYAANGLQLGQSYELDAIAAVILGGTSFVGGVGSIVGTLIGALIIAVLSNGLVLLGVSDIWQYIIKGLVIIGAVALDRYRQHESART; encoded by the coding sequence ATGACCCATCAGATGAAGCATAGCGAGATCGCCTCCGCGCCGGCCGGCGCGGCGCCGGACCGCGCGCCGCGGCGCGCCGCCGACCACCGCGCGCGGATGCAGGCGCTGATGCGCACGGCCGGCATGCTGCCCGTTCTCGTGCTCCTGTGCGTCGGCTTCGGCTTCATGACCGACGGCTTCTTCACGCTGCAGAACCTGTCGATCGTCACGCAGCAGGCGTCGATCAACATCGTGCTCGCCGCCGGCATGACGTTCGTGATCCTAACGGGCGGCATCGATCTGTCGGTCGGCTCGGTGCTCGCGGCCGCCGCCGTCGCGTCGCTGATCGCGTCGAACCTTCCCGGCTGGGGCTGGCTCGGGATTCCCGCCGCGCTTCTCGTGGGGCTCGCGTTCGGCATCGTCAACGGCGTGCTGATCTCGTTCCTGCGCCTGCCGCCCTTCATCGTCACGCTCGGTGCGCTGACGGCCGTGCGCGGCGTCGCGCGCCTGATGGGCAACGATACGACGATCTTCAATCCGCAACTGCCGTTCGCGTTCATCGGCAACGGCTCGATTCTCGGCGTGCCGTGGCTCATCGTGATCGCGCTCGCCGTCGTCGCGATCTCGTGGTTCATCCTGCGCCGCACGGTGCTCGGCATGCGGATCTACTCGGTCGGCGGCAATCCGGAAGCCGCGCGGCTGTCGGGCATCAACGTGCGCGGCATCGAGCTGTTCGTCTATGCTAGCTCGGGCCTGCTCGCCGGCCTGGGCGCGCTGATGTCGGCCGCACGGCTCTATGCGGCGAACGGCTTGCAGCTGGGCCAGTCGTACGAGCTCGACGCGATCGCCGCGGTGATCCTCGGCGGCACGAGCTTCGTCGGCGGCGTCGGCTCGATCGTCGGCACGCTGATCGGCGCGCTGATCATCGCGGTGCTGTCGAACGGCCTCGTGCTGCTCGGCGTGTCCGACATCTGGCAATACATCATCAAGGGGCTCGTGATCATCGGCGCGGTCGCGCTCGACCGCTACCGCCAGCACGAATCGGCCCGCACCTGA
- a CDS encoding sugar ABC transporter ATP-binding protein, with protein sequence MRRSEPSRPLLEMRGISKTFPAVRALADVSLAVHAGEIHSLMGENGAGKSTLIKILSGAYQADPGGEILIDGARVAVDGPLAARDAGVAVIYQELCLAPNLTVAENIYVGRELRRGNHRWGTIDRAAMARGCRDVLERLGANFGPDTLVGTLSIAEQQLVEIARAVHTKARILVMDEPTTPLSSRETENLFRLIRQLRAEGLAIIYISHRMAEIYELSDRVSVLRDGAYVGTLERDSLSAERLVGMMVGRDISGFYKKTHAPYDPGNLLLSVRDVADGGRVRGCSLDLHAGEVLGIAGLVGAGRTELARLVFGAEPRVRGEVKLDGKRFGAHSPRDAIDAGLVYLTEDRKRQGLFLDMSVRDNINISVCGRDARLGALDLARGAQRARDAIAALSIRVPHANVNVGALSGGNQQKVLLSRLLETKPRVLILDEPTRGVDIGAKSEIYRIINDLARAGVGVIVISSELPEIIGVADRVLVMREGTIAGELGGHTGAPITQEAIIALATGSRTETAAAH encoded by the coding sequence ATGCGGCGTTCTGAACCGTCGCGCCCGCTGCTCGAGATGCGCGGCATCAGCAAGACGTTCCCCGCCGTGCGTGCGCTTGCCGACGTGAGCCTCGCCGTGCATGCGGGCGAGATTCATTCGCTGATGGGCGAAAACGGCGCCGGCAAATCGACGCTCATCAAGATTCTGTCGGGCGCGTATCAGGCCGATCCCGGCGGCGAAATCCTGATCGACGGCGCGCGCGTCGCCGTCGACGGGCCGCTCGCCGCGCGCGATGCGGGCGTCGCCGTGATCTACCAGGAGCTGTGCCTCGCACCGAATCTGACCGTCGCGGAGAACATCTACGTCGGGCGCGAGCTGCGCCGCGGCAACCACCGCTGGGGCACGATCGATCGCGCCGCGATGGCGCGCGGCTGCCGGGACGTGCTCGAACGGCTCGGCGCGAACTTCGGGCCGGACACGCTCGTCGGCACGCTGTCGATCGCCGAGCAGCAGCTCGTCGAGATCGCGCGCGCCGTTCACACGAAGGCGCGCATTCTCGTGATGGACGAGCCGACGACGCCGCTGTCGTCGCGCGAGACCGAGAACCTGTTCCGGCTGATTCGGCAACTGCGCGCCGAAGGGCTCGCGATCATCTACATCAGCCATCGGATGGCGGAGATCTACGAGCTTTCCGACCGCGTGTCGGTGCTGCGCGACGGCGCGTACGTCGGCACGCTCGAGCGCGATTCGCTGTCGGCCGAGCGGCTCGTCGGCATGATGGTCGGCCGCGATATTTCGGGGTTCTACAAAAAAACGCATGCGCCGTACGATCCCGGCAATCTGCTGCTGTCGGTGCGCGACGTCGCGGACGGCGGCCGCGTGCGCGGCTGCAGCCTCGATCTGCACGCGGGCGAGGTGCTCGGCATCGCGGGCCTTGTCGGCGCGGGCCGCACCGAGCTCGCGCGCCTCGTGTTCGGTGCCGAGCCGCGCGTGCGCGGCGAAGTGAAGCTCGACGGCAAGCGCTTCGGCGCGCATTCGCCGCGCGACGCGATCGACGCCGGGCTCGTCTATCTGACCGAGGATCGCAAGCGCCAGGGCCTCTTCCTCGACATGAGCGTGCGCGACAACATCAACATCTCGGTCTGCGGGCGAGACGCGCGCCTCGGCGCGCTCGATCTCGCACGCGGCGCGCAGCGCGCGCGCGACGCGATCGCCGCGCTGTCGATTCGCGTGCCGCACGCGAACGTCAACGTCGGCGCGCTGTCGGGCGGCAACCAGCAAAAAGTGCTGCTGTCGCGGTTGCTCGAGACGAAGCCGCGCGTGCTGATCCTCGACGAACCGACGCGCGGCGTCGACATCGGCGCGAAATCGGAGATCTACCGGATCATCAACGATCTCGCGCGCGCAGGCGTCGGCGTGATCGTGATCTCGAGCGAGCTGCCGGAGATCATCGGCGTGGCCGACCGCGTGCTCGTGATGCGTGAAGGCACGATTGCCGGCGAGCTCGGCGGACACACGGGCGCGCCGATCACGCAGGAGGCGATCATCGCGCTCGCCACCGGCTCACGCACCGAAACGGCGGCCGCGCATTGA
- a CDS encoding ROK family protein — translation MRSPHIGQGSNSANVRRYNERLLLRALRRAGSASKADLARLANLTGTAVGSIIASLAEAKLIEFAGRRAEGQRGQPASLIRLDPRGAFGIGVRLDRMRIETALVNFAGDVIGRRSHDTLLPPPATVLEIVKQDVAAMQRLLAPHERERLAGVGVAQPYNLGSWLREIDLPADAFGAWAEVDFARELDRAIALPVFSENDGNAAAIAELFYGCGRQRDDFVYLFLGPAIGGGIAIDGDCLRGVTGNAGDFAMMPVPPSRLPSVPKPRGAWDILITRASLNGLVRHLRYCGEKVESRADLEACIARGAKAVDEWIDDCVDALAPALRAALAVLESPVVVLDADIDAGLIGTLIARLHAALAALAPEARGTPALVRGSFGPDAGAIGAATLPMFFNFSPRAGILRGAGVESQEARYAAF, via the coding sequence ATGAGGAGTCCGCATATCGGCCAGGGCAGCAACTCGGCCAACGTGCGCCGCTACAACGAGCGCCTTCTGCTGAGGGCGCTCCGGCGCGCGGGCAGCGCGTCGAAGGCCGATCTCGCGCGGCTCGCCAATCTGACGGGCACCGCGGTCGGCAGCATCATCGCTTCGCTTGCCGAAGCAAAGCTCATCGAGTTCGCCGGCCGCCGCGCCGAAGGCCAGCGCGGCCAGCCCGCGTCGCTGATCCGGCTCGACCCGCGCGGCGCATTCGGGATCGGCGTGCGCCTCGACCGGATGCGCATCGAGACGGCGCTCGTCAACTTCGCCGGCGACGTGATCGGCCGCCGCTCGCACGACACGCTGCTCCCGCCGCCCGCCACGGTGCTCGAGATCGTCAAGCAGGACGTCGCCGCGATGCAGCGGCTGCTTGCTCCGCACGAGCGCGAGCGGCTCGCGGGCGTCGGCGTCGCGCAGCCGTACAACCTCGGCAGTTGGCTGCGCGAGATCGACCTGCCCGCCGATGCGTTCGGCGCGTGGGCCGAAGTCGATTTCGCGCGCGAGCTCGATCGCGCGATCGCGCTGCCCGTCTTCAGCGAAAACGACGGCAACGCCGCCGCGATCGCCGAGCTGTTCTACGGCTGCGGACGGCAACGCGACGATTTCGTCTACCTGTTCCTCGGCCCCGCGATCGGCGGCGGCATCGCGATCGACGGCGACTGCCTGCGCGGCGTCACCGGCAACGCGGGCGACTTCGCGATGATGCCGGTGCCGCCGAGCCGCCTGCCTTCGGTGCCGAAGCCGCGCGGCGCATGGGACATCCTGATCACGCGCGCGTCGCTCAACGGGCTCGTCCGGCATCTGCGCTACTGCGGCGAAAAAGTCGAGAGCCGCGCGGATCTCGAAGCTTGCATCGCGCGCGGGGCGAAGGCCGTCGACGAATGGATCGACGATTGCGTCGACGCGCTCGCGCCCGCGCTGCGCGCGGCGCTCGCCGTGCTCGAATCACCCGTCGTCGTGCTCGACGCCGACATCGACGCGGGTTTGATCGGCACGCTGATCGCGCGCCTGCACGCCGCGCTAGCGGCGCTCGCGCCGGAAGCGCGCGGCACACCCGCGCTGGTGCGCGGCTCGTTCGGCCCGGACGCCGGCGCGATCGGTGCCGCGACGCTGCCGATGTTCTTCAACTTCTCCCCGCGCGCCGGCATCCTCCGAGGCGCCGGCGTGGAATCGCAGGAGGCCAGATATGCGGCGTTCTGA
- a CDS encoding glycoside hydrolase family 15 protein, with product MSAKHFGFKQAVLVGSLAALTGAAALPASVSATEAFGSPGATPVRGPSAKSFLGTAVSGASRVYFTGYRGILSEVYYPVLDTPESVDLQFLVGDSGKTFVDEEKLQAYSAAQTDTRTMSWQVTTSNSSHNWRISKIIFADPNYNAIVQRVTFTALNGHKVGDFNLYMLSKPYLDNAGSNNTAQTVSGTGGNALVANHDSRYSALVTNRPWKVVNGVGMTSNGFVGQSDGWTDLLGGTADKTMDWTFTSATNGNVAQMGWIDLGDPSATSVSFDVVLGFGSTQDQALGDANTVLGSDLAGEQQQYDTAWHNYAAGLSSQNGAADDAYYLAAMTLKTMHDKSNGAMIAGIGTPWGETQGDANAGGYHLVWPRDLFKFANALTTAGDTSTATSVVNYLFNTLQQTSDCGTAEYNASGCSQGYSRAGRFPQNAWVSGWPYWQGTQMDEQAMPIILAWRLGPSVFNPLWSKIKLTADYIVNTGPWTYQERWEENSGYSPSTIAAEIAGLVTAADIATQNGDTTSAARYLAAADYWQENVAAWTYTSTGSFGNGSYYIRINPAGRSGTGTDRASFAPTAGPDATQTLTIKNGGGSHDARRVVDGGFFELVRMGVKRATDPTVVNTISVYDSVLGQSLSLPNAPALSPNAWFRYNFDGYGEHNDGSDFDGTGAGRLWPIFTAERGMYEIARQGSGNAGSAYFSTLKQLTTPEGFLPEQVWSNSTTLPDGWAVTTPAGYAPGQPTKSMAPLNWAMGEYISLLASIQAGRIVDIPSVVCARYNNCVAPLQSGQVSVSVNVNAGTQPGQQMYVTGNAAALGNWNTDLGIPVDPANYPVWSNTVNMPAAQAIQYKYYRKNADGSVTWENWSGNRQLQTPASGTLTLNDQVNW from the coding sequence ATGTCGGCAAAGCACTTCGGATTCAAACAGGCAGTGCTGGTTGGCAGTCTGGCTGCGCTGACGGGCGCGGCCGCTTTACCCGCGTCCGTTTCGGCCACCGAAGCATTCGGCTCGCCCGGCGCGACGCCCGTGCGAGGCCCGTCGGCCAAATCGTTCCTCGGCACGGCGGTCAGCGGCGCATCGCGGGTCTACTTCACCGGCTATCGCGGCATCCTCTCGGAGGTCTACTACCCGGTACTCGACACGCCCGAGTCCGTCGACTTGCAGTTCCTCGTCGGCGACAGCGGCAAGACCTTCGTCGACGAAGAAAAGCTGCAGGCCTACTCGGCCGCGCAAACCGACACGCGCACGATGAGCTGGCAAGTGACGACCAGCAATAGTTCGCACAACTGGCGGATCAGCAAGATCATCTTCGCCGATCCGAACTACAACGCGATCGTGCAGCGCGTCACGTTCACCGCGCTCAACGGCCACAAGGTCGGCGACTTCAATCTCTACATGCTGTCCAAACCGTACCTCGACAACGCGGGCAGCAACAACACCGCCCAGACAGTGTCCGGCACCGGCGGCAACGCGCTCGTCGCGAATCACGACAGCCGCTACTCGGCGCTCGTGACGAACCGTCCGTGGAAAGTCGTCAACGGCGTGGGCATGACGTCGAACGGCTTCGTCGGGCAAAGCGACGGCTGGACCGACCTGCTCGGCGGCACCGCCGACAAGACGATGGACTGGACGTTCACGTCCGCCACCAACGGCAACGTCGCGCAGATGGGCTGGATCGATCTCGGCGATCCGAGCGCGACGAGCGTGTCGTTCGACGTCGTGCTCGGCTTCGGCAGCACGCAGGACCAGGCGCTCGGCGACGCGAACACCGTGCTCGGCAGCGATCTCGCCGGCGAGCAGCAGCAGTACGACACCGCGTGGCACAACTACGCGGCGGGCCTGTCGTCGCAGAACGGCGCCGCGGACGACGCGTACTACCTCGCCGCGATGACGCTCAAGACGATGCATGACAAGAGCAACGGCGCGATGATCGCCGGCATCGGCACGCCGTGGGGCGAAACGCAGGGCGATGCGAACGCGGGCGGCTATCACCTCGTGTGGCCGCGCGATCTGTTCAAGTTCGCGAACGCGCTGACGACGGCGGGCGACACGTCCACCGCGACGAGCGTCGTCAACTATCTGTTCAACACGCTGCAACAGACGAGCGACTGCGGCACCGCCGAATACAACGCGTCCGGCTGCTCGCAGGGCTACAGCCGCGCCGGGCGCTTCCCGCAGAACGCGTGGGTGAGCGGCTGGCCGTACTGGCAAGGCACGCAGATGGACGAGCAGGCGATGCCGATCATCCTCGCGTGGCGCCTCGGCCCGAGCGTGTTCAATCCGTTGTGGTCGAAGATCAAGCTCACCGCCGATTACATCGTCAACACCGGCCCGTGGACGTATCAGGAGCGCTGGGAGGAGAACTCCGGCTACTCGCCGTCGACGATCGCGGCCGAGATCGCCGGCCTCGTCACGGCGGCCGACATCGCGACGCAGAACGGCGACACGACGAGCGCCGCGCGCTATCTCGCGGCGGCCGACTACTGGCAGGAGAACGTCGCGGCGTGGACGTACACGTCGACGGGCTCGTTCGGCAACGGCAGCTACTACATCCGCATCAACCCGGCGGGCCGCTCGGGCACCGGCACCGATCGCGCGAGCTTCGCGCCCACCGCGGGCCCGGACGCGACGCAAACGCTGACGATCAAGAACGGCGGCGGCAGCCACGACGCGCGGCGCGTCGTCGACGGCGGCTTCTTCGAGCTTGTCCGGATGGGCGTCAAGCGCGCGACCGATCCGACCGTCGTGAACACGATCTCGGTCTACGACAGCGTGCTCGGCCAGTCGCTGAGCCTGCCGAACGCGCCGGCGCTGTCGCCCAACGCGTGGTTCCGCTACAACTTCGACGGCTATGGCGAGCACAACGACGGCAGCGACTTCGACGGCACCGGCGCCGGCCGCCTGTGGCCGATCTTCACCGCCGAGCGCGGCATGTACGAGATCGCGCGCCAAGGCAGCGGCAACGCGGGCAGCGCGTACTTCTCGACGCTCAAGCAGCTGACGACGCCCGAAGGCTTCCTGCCGGAACAGGTGTGGTCGAATTCGACGACGCTGCCCGACGGCTGGGCGGTGACGACGCCCGCGGGCTACGCGCCGGGCCAGCCGACCAAGTCGATGGCGCCGCTGAACTGGGCGATGGGCGAGTACATCAGCCTGCTCGCGTCCATCCAGGCGGGCCGCATCGTCGACATTCCGTCGGTCGTCTGCGCGCGCTACAACAACTGCGTCGCGCCGCTGCAGAGCGGGCAGGTGTCGGTGTCGGTCAACGTCAACGCCGGCACGCAGCCCGGCCAGCAAATGTACGTGACGGGCAACGCCGCCGCGCTCGGCAACTGGAATACCGATCTCGGCATTCCCGTCGACCCGGCCAATTACCCCGTGTGGAGCAACACCGTCAACATGCCGGCCGCTCAGGCGATCCAGTACAAGTACTACCGCAAGAACGCCGACGGCAGCGTGACGTGGGAGAACTGGTCCGGCAATCGCCAGCTGCAGACGCCCGCGAGCGGCACGCTGACGCTGAACGATCAGGTGAACTGGTGA
- a CDS encoding MFS transporter, producing the protein METTALDFAGMPADARLAAKRRRLIAAAAVGNALEFYDFTVYSFFAILIGKLFFPVHSSFGQLMLAVASFGVGFFTRPLGGLVIGIYADRVGRKRAMIATLLIMALGTATIAVAPTFAQIGVAAPLLLVAARLLQGFASGGEVGASTTLLLEQAPPGQRGFYASFQFSSQGLAALAGALTGVLLTSTLSAAQLESWGWRVPFVIGTLFVPLGYWLRRTVDEAPAAAHAAASAAHGSAASLPLADVLRHHGKAVLAGLGITIGGTSIHYIIVFYMAIYGVQVLHLPGWLSMTAGCVAGAILAIVTPIGGHLSDRYGRNRIVWWTRIALMLAIYPAFVALNRWPGAVSLLTIIAALAAVHAINVGAMSAMLGELFPRAVRATGGALVYSVGVAIFGGFAQFFVTWLIAATGNANAPAWYAIGCGVLTLIALRSMDDKAGKPLD; encoded by the coding sequence ATGGAAACAACCGCTCTCGACTTCGCCGGCATGCCGGCCGACGCACGCCTCGCCGCGAAGAGGCGGCGCCTGATCGCCGCGGCCGCGGTCGGCAACGCGCTCGAATTCTACGACTTCACCGTCTACAGTTTCTTCGCGATCCTGATCGGCAAGCTGTTCTTCCCGGTTCACTCGTCGTTCGGACAACTGATGCTCGCGGTCGCGAGCTTCGGCGTCGGGTTCTTCACGCGCCCGCTCGGCGGCCTCGTGATCGGCATCTACGCGGACCGCGTCGGCCGCAAGCGCGCGATGATCGCCACGCTTCTCATCATGGCGCTCGGCACCGCGACGATCGCCGTCGCGCCGACCTTTGCGCAGATCGGCGTCGCCGCGCCGCTGCTGCTCGTCGCCGCGCGACTGCTGCAAGGATTCGCGTCGGGCGGCGAAGTCGGCGCGTCGACCACGCTGCTGCTCGAGCAGGCGCCGCCCGGGCAACGCGGCTTCTACGCATCGTTCCAGTTCTCGAGCCAGGGGCTCGCGGCGCTCGCCGGCGCGCTGACGGGCGTCCTGCTGACGTCGACGTTGAGCGCCGCGCAACTCGAAAGCTGGGGATGGCGCGTCCCGTTCGTCATCGGCACGCTGTTCGTGCCGCTCGGCTACTGGCTGCGGCGCACAGTCGACGAAGCGCCGGCCGCGGCGCATGCCGCCGCATCCGCAGCGCACGGAAGCGCCGCGTCGCTGCCGCTCGCCGACGTGCTGCGCCACCACGGCAAAGCCGTGCTCGCCGGCCTCGGCATCACGATCGGCGGCACGTCGATCCACTACATCATCGTGTTCTACATGGCGATCTACGGCGTGCAGGTGCTGCATCTGCCGGGCTGGCTGTCGATGACGGCAGGCTGCGTCGCCGGCGCGATTCTCGCGATCGTGACGCCGATCGGCGGCCATCTGTCGGATCGCTACGGACGCAACCGGATCGTCTGGTGGACGCGCATCGCGTTGATGCTCGCGATCTATCCGGCGTTCGTCGCGCTGAACCGCTGGCCCGGCGCGGTCTCGCTGCTGACGATCATCGCGGCGCTCGCGGCCGTGCACGCGATCAACGTCGGCGCGATGAGCGCGATGCTCGGCGAACTGTTCCCGCGCGCGGTTCGCGCGACGGGCGGCGCGCTCGTCTACAGCGTCGGCGTCGCGATCTTCGGCGGCTTCGCGCAATTCTTCGTCACGTGGCTGATCGCCGCGACGGGCAACGCGAACGCGCCCGCGTGGTACGCGATCGGCTGCGGCGTGCTGACGTTGATCGCGCTACGCTCGATGGACGACAAGGCGGGCAAGCCGCTCGATTGA